TCGTGGGGTTCGTCGGCATCGACCCGGGCATGTTCGGTCTGATGTTCCTCCGAGGATCGAGGCTGCTCCTCGTTCTTTCGGTCCGGCTGGTCGTCGGGGTGCGGCTTTGGCTCGACGTCGCCCGACTGCTTCGGATCGGCCGAATGATCCTGGTGGAGGGGTTGTTCCGAGTGCTGCTCATCGGTCGTTGTCCGATCGGCTTCGATCGGGTGGGGCTCGGGTTTCTCCTCGACCGTTGGTCGCTCCGCAGGATGCTCGGCTGGCGCCGGTTGCGCGGACTCCGGCTCCTCTTTCGGCGCTGCGGGTTTCGCCTCAGACGAGTTGGAGGTGTTCGGGTCTTCCTCGGTCGGCTCGACCGGGGGCTTATCCTCCTCAGTCCGATCTGTCGGGGGAGTCGGGTCTTCGCTGGGTTCCTTCTTGCCGAGGATGTCCCAATTCTCGCGGGGGTCCTCTTCGTACTTCGGAAGTCGGTCCTCGGGCTGGTCGGTCGGCCTGTGGACCGTGGGCTCAGGGGTGGTGCCGTCGGGTTCGGTTGGGTGGAAGGTGCGCCATTCGCCCGTGTCGTGAACGACCGCGGGTGAATCGGGTACCGCGCGGACGCCGACCAGGTCGGAGGGGGCGCGGACCGGGACGCCGAGTTCGTCGGCGACGTGCTGGGCCCAGCCGATGTCGTTGCCGCTGTGGCAGGACAGGAGGCGGACCGGAGTGCCCTCGACGTAGTTTGGGTTGTTGCGGATGGCGTCGACGATCTGCTGCGGATCGATTTCGAAACCGCCCTCGGCGGTTGGCTTTCCGAAGCGGTCTCCATGAACGACGACGTCGTGTTCACCCTCGTTGCGAACATTGTCGTAGACGCGACGAACCTCGGGGGAATCGCCGACGGCGGTGCGGTCGGGGCCGTGAAGGACTGCTAGTTCCTGGGGCTGAGGGATCTCGGCGCCCGGCGCTGAACTGTGATCGCTCGGTTGGCCCTCGTGCCCGGTGTGATCCGACGGGGATTCGTGCATCGGGGCGTGCTCAGCCGACTCGTACAGGTACACGCGGGTGCGACCGAGCAGACCCGCGTTCGGATCGTGAACGACGCCGCGCACCTCGAAGGTGGTGTCTGGCTTGAACAGCACTTCCTTCTCACCCGGCCGCGCTGAGATAGCACTGATATCGCGGCCCGACTCCGAGTGGATGACGAACTCGACGTTGCTGGTGAAGATTCGGCGCGGATCCCGTGAGGAGCTGGTGAAGGAAGGTTCGGTGACCTTCGCGCCGGGAACGTACCTGGCGAGTTCTTCCGGGCTGAGATGCGTTCCACGCCAGACTGTGCCGTCGAAACTCGGCAACTTCTCCAGCCCCGAGCTGATATCGGCGGCGAGTCGCTGCTGGTCCGGATCCAGTTCGAGGTTGTTGCGCAATCGGTGGTTCAGGTCGCTGAAGACATTCGCGTCCGGATCGGTGTAGCGGTGTAGCGCCTCGTGCTCTTCCACGGTGAGGGATTCGGGCTCGGATTCCGGAATGTCGTTGTGCGGCAGTGCATCATGTTCGTCATGGTGCTGGGTTTCGTGCGTTCCGGCCGGCTCCTGGGTGTGTGGTTGCTCGGCCTGTGGTTGCTGGCCCGCGCTGTGGTCGACCGGCTCCGTACCGGGTGCGACGTGAGGTTCGACCTGATCTGTCGGTTTGGGCAGCAGGTGCTGGTGGTTTTGCTCGATGTACTTCGCGAGGCCGGCGTCGTGCTCATTGAGCAACCGCCATGGAGTCTTCCAGGATTCGGGGTCGCGAAAGCCCAGCTGGTCGAACAGGTCCCCGAATTTCGTGCGTAGCCCTGGCAATTCGGGTGCGCGCGCAGGATCGTTGTACGCCGCGACGAGATCGCGGATCTGCTGCTCGACCTGTTCGAAACGATCCTTCAGGTGCTCGGTCAGCGTCGTCGGCCGATCCGGATCGGCAACCGGTTGCCCGTGATCGCTCACGGGTTCCTGCGACTCTGTCTTCGGATGGGATTGCCCGTGGACAGGAGCTTCCTCGCCCGTGGGCAAGAGATACTGGGTGCTGTCCTCCATGTACTTGGCAAGCGCGGGATCGTGCTCGTGGAACGCTTTCCATACGGCGGAGCCGGTTTCGGGATCTCGTAGGCCGAGACTGTCGAACCGCTCGGCGAATTGCGCACGGAGCCCGGCGAGTTCGTCGGCTCGCGCGGGATCGCTATAGGCGTGAAAGATTTCCGTCGCCCGATCGCGCAGGTCGTTGAAACCATCGCGCTGTTCCGGCGTCAATTCGGTTGGAAGCGCTGTAATCGAGTGGTCCGGCCCGCCGAAGTTATGAACAGCGCTCGGTTCCGGCTTCGTAGGGCGGCCGATCACGTCGTCGGGGACGCGGGTGAACCCGTGCGTGGCAAGGGAGTGCGCGTTGGCGTTATCGAGGAGGTGCCAGTACAGCACTTTGGCGGGCTCCGTAGCGGCCTCACCGTTGAGTTCGACATCGGCGAAAGCCTCGGCCAGCGCTTCGTCCGGATCGAATCGTCCCTCATCGAAGCTGTACCCGCTGAGTTTGTCGACCCATTCTTTGAATTCCGCAGGGTCCATGCCGCCGCGAGTGGACTCGAAGTGATTCTTCAGCGCCGCCCAGGCGGTCTCGCTGGCGTGTTCCTGTCCCTCGAGGAATATCGCGTGGCCGAACTCGTGGACCATCGACGAGTAGATCGGGCGGTCGCTGGAACCTGGTCCGAAATGGCCTTCTGCCTCGTTCTCCGCGACTTTGCGCTGCATCTCCGCGGGATCCAGGGCGTAGCGCTCATTGAGAATCAGTTCTCCGGTTCGTACCGAACCGTCGGGCAACTCTTCTGATCTCGTTGCGGCATAGAAGTCTTCTGGGAGCGGTTCGATGACGACCTTGGATAGGTCGACGTCCGGGTAGCGGGACAGCATTTTGTCGACAGTGCGGGCATATTCGCGCGCCACCTCCGGGTGCAGGCCCTCACGATCGAAACCCTCCACCACCAGGCCCTTGTCCTCCCAACGGCGCTCCAACTCCTGGGCCACCTCCTGGGCGTCCAAGTGCGACCAGTCGTCCTCGAGATGGGACGACCAGTCGACTCCGACGGGATGACCTTGTGCCGGAGGGTTTTCGGCGGACTCGGCCTCGATGGGATGGTCTCCTGAGGGTTCTGGCGAGGGCGAGTTGGATGCTCGTGGATGCAGTTCCTCAGGATGAGGTTTGTCGGCACTGGGTGAGGCGGTGCTGGGGGACTCGCCGGTTCGAGGACGAGGAGCGTGATCGGCGTCCCTCGTGGGACTTCCGTGGCCGTCTGTGGAACCACCGTGGCCACGGGCACTCTCGATGAGGTGGGAATGCAGGACTTGGGCGGGTTCGCTGGCCGCGTCACCGTGGTACTCGACCTCTAGGAAAGCTTCGGCGAGGGCCTCGCCCGGCTCGAAGGTGCCGTCTTCCTCGAAGCTGTAGCCACTGAGTTGTTCCAGCCAATCCTTGAACGCGCCTGGGAAGTCCGCCGGGTCCATGTCGCCGCGCGTCGCCTGGAAGTGGTCGATCAGTGCGTCCTCGGCGGTCTGGAAAGCGTGCTCTTGACCTTCGTAGTCCAGGACATGTCCGAACTCGTGGACCAATGTCGAATGGATGGGGCGTTCGGCCGATCCTGGCACCAGGTGGCCGTGAGCCACGTCGTCCGTGATGTCCTCGACCAATCGATCGACATTGAGTGCGTAGTCCAGGTCGAGGGCCACCTTCTCGGTGTACATGCGGCCGGAAGCATCGATATTGGATGTCGCCTCGGCGTAGATCCCTGGCTCATCCCCAGTGGCCCCGGGCTCACTGAGTCGTTCGATCGAAACGCTGCGCAGATCCACATCCGGGTAGCGGGTGAGCATCTCATCGATGGTGCGGGCGAATTCGCGCGCTACCTCAGGGTCGAGATGTTCGGTATCGAATCCCAACACCTCGAGACCCCAACGATCGGCCAGTTCGTCCGCGACCTGCCGGCTGTCCATGCCGGACCATTGGTCGTCGGGTTGAGGTGACCAATCGACTTTGTCCGGAGCAGTTTTCGCGGGATCCGTAGAAGTGGGATTCGGATCCTGCTCGGCGGGGGGCTTCGACGTGTCGTCCGCGCGCGATCTCGCCTCGTCCGAGCTTCGAGTCCGCGCATCCTCCGGGATTCGGGCCCGCTGATCCTGCGGCGTTCGTTGGTTCGCGAGATCGGCGGTGTGTTGCTCAGGAAGGGCGCCCCTCGGCCTGGCGGGCGACGCGGGCTCACCCGTCATCGGTGTCAGGACGGCGACAGGGGCGATCTCATTGTGCGCGGGTGTGCTCGAGTCCGGATGTGCTTCGGGCACAGCGCCATTGCCATCGGCTCGCCTGTCGACTGGGTGCTGGCTCTCGCGTTGAACCTCGTTCGGCAGTTGCTGTTTCGGTTCCTGCGGGTGGTCTGCCTCCTTCGGCGCCTCGTCGGGTTGACGCGACGGCGGAGTCGAGTCCTCCGGCCGGGTCCTATCGGACGTGGGATCGACCCGAGATTTGTCGGAGCCCGATGACTTGCCCGTCGGGTCCGTTCGATCATCCAGCTTTCCGGTCGGCGTCTGCTCCGGCCGCGATGCGGGATCGGCGGGGGCGGCGCGGTTTTGGGCATCGGAGGTGACCTCCACCGGCTTGGCCTCGATAGTGCGGCCGACCGGCGCGGCTCTGTCTTGGCTGCCCGAAACCACATTGCCGCGATTTTCGGCTGGGAGATTGGTTGCGCGAGCCGGACTCTCACCTGCCGGCTGTGCAGGAGTACTGCTCCGCTGCGCAGCGGGGTCGGCGGCTTTGGCAATGTTCTCGGTGGGCTTGGGACCGGCCTCGGTGGGACGAACTGTGCTGTCCGCCCCGGTGGGTGTGTTGGCTTTGAGGTCGCTGCGAGGGGTATCCGCGGCAGGTGCGGCGGCCCGTCCACCGGTGGAATTGTCGACCCCCTCATGACTCAGGACTTGATCGGTCTGCGCGGTGGGGTGGACCTCCTGCTGCACACCATGATTCGGCTGTACGTCCGCGACGTTGACCTCGGGCGTGGGCGAGCGCACCGCGGCACTGCCGTCGGGAACCTCCTTGGTCGTGGCCGGGCCCTCGCTCGGACTGCCGTGTCCGTTCTCCAGTCCGTGGTTGGCGCCTCCGCCGGCACCCATGGCCAGGCCGCCGATCAGCATCTGGGTGTGGAACGTCTTGTCGACCTTGTTCCAGTCACCTTTGTTGTCGTACAGCTGGGTCGCGAGCCCTGCTCCGTACATACCGACGGCACCGATGCCGCCACCGACGCCGCCGGCGATGGTCCCGCCCAGCCGCGACGGAAGCCGGGTGTCCTTGAGCATGTCACCGAGCTTTGCGTGGAAGGGCGCACCGACGGCGCCGCCCACACCCCACTGGATGCTGGTCTGGAAGGTCTGCTTCAGGTCGAAGCCGTCATCCCGGTGGCCTTCCATGATCTGGATGGCCTGCGTACCGGCATCGAGGCCGGCTCCCATCACGCCCGCGCCGAGACCTGAGACGACTGATTTCACACCGTATTTCAGACCGGCGTTCAGGAGAGGTTTCTCGGCAAGTCGTTCGGCCAGCGGTGCTGCAAGCTTCTCCAGCGGCACGGTGATTTGTCGAACGAGCGGCTTCGCGAGGGTCTGCATCGCGGCGCGTGCTCGGAGCAGGCCGATCCGTTCCATGGCAGCTTCGCTGAAGAGTTCCAGCGACTCTCGGGCCGTTGCCATGACGCCCGGTACCAGCGCTTCGCCAAGCAGGGTGACGCTCAGCTGGAGAATGGTATAGAGAGTGAGGAGCGCGAAGATCTCTGACTGGATCTTGGTGTACTCGATCTCCGTTGCGGTGGCGCGAGTGTCGTGGCCGAGCTGGTTGAGACTTTCGACCAGCTTCTGGATGGAAGTGTCCTTGCCATCGAAGAGCGTCGCGAGCTCCTGCGAGACCTGGGTCGCGCCATCGCTGTTGTAGTACTGCGGCAGTCTTCCGGTGACGGACTTTATGTCCGGCTCCAGATTTTCGAGATCGGAGGCAGCCTTCTTCCAAGCGTCGCCCAGATCGAACAGTGCGTCTTGATCGCCCTTGGGATACGCCGACATGAAGTTGAGGCCCGTCATCAGCCAGCCGGGCAGGTGGTCCCCGGCCCAAGTCCATCCGGACATGGATTATCCGAGGGCTAGGGGATCAGCCGTGCCGGGCGTTTGCGGATTCGGACACTCGAACTGCTCGACCGGGCTCATTCGGCCTCCCCCTCCTGCAGCTGTCCACAAAGGTCCGGCCTCCCAACCGGATTCGAGCAACGTCCACGCCACCCTACCCAGACCATCTCTACCGGTCCAATTTTCGGCCGGGACGATCGGGTGCTAGCGGAACCGAAAATAGGATGGCAACTCTTTGAGCCAGAGCATCATGCCTTGCCTCGCGGGTTCTTCCGCGCGGTCGAGGCAAATCATCGCATCGTCGAGTGCTGGTCGATCATTCACCCAGCATCGATCACCAATCGGGGGCCGCGATATTGGATCGGCCTCTGACCGAAGGGTCGTGCTCGAACTGCTCGACATTCTCGAAGCGTGGCGCCGTATCGGTGTCCGGGTCACAGCGTTCCGGCGCGTCCGGCGGTGCCATCGAAACCTCAGGGGGAGTGGGCATCATGGCGTTGATATCTGGCATGAGGGGAAAGACCTCCGACAGCGCCGGGATCTTCGCCTGCTCACTCTGGAGGGCGGCGAGGATCTCCTGCGACTTCTGCTGCACCTGGGTGGCGGCTTCTTGAGTGGCCTCGGTGACGGCAGCGGCGATCTCGGAATACGAGAGATCGTCGATGTCATCGGAGAACTCGGTCTTGATCACCACGCCGTCGGCGTTGACGGTGATCGTGACACGCCTCCCACCGGCTTGCGCGGTCGCCGTCAGCCGGGCGCGGTCCTGTTGTGCACGCGCGACGGATACAAAGCTGCCCTGCACCAATTCGACCAGATCTGCCAATTGAGCCTTGGCGGCCTCGTTCGTCATCTGTGCTTCTCTGCCTCTCGCAGGGTGCGGGCTCGGCTGCTACGTCCCCCGTGCCGCGGGATCAGAAGCCGTCTTTGTTGGTTTCCTCGGTATTGTCGAACTTGGTCGCGGCGTCACGCAGGCCCTTCGAGTACTGCTCCAGCATCGTCGCCTTCGACTGAATCGCCTTCTGCAGATCAGGGTTGCGCGCGTTGTATCCGCTCTGCCCGTCCGCGAACTTGTCACCGTACTCGTCGTGGCCCCAGCAGCCGTCGTGAGCTTCCGCGGCCGCCTTCACTGTGTCGAGGATGCCGGTGATCTTGGCGGACATACTGTCGAGTCCATCTGCCACAGAACGCATCCCGGCGACTTCGACCTCTACCTTTTTCCCCATGTCATCCCCCGTAGTGAGCATTCGGGCAAAACTGAGCCCGATCTTATACACGGTGGTCGCGGTACGCCATCGAGAGGCATCTCAGGAGGACCTTGGCAACCCCTACTCGGCGATGCCTGCCAAGATCAGCTGGTAGTAGGAGCTGTCGACATCGAAGTTGTCTCCGGACAGGGTCCGGGACAACAGTGCTCGTGTCACCCTGCCGGTTTCCGCCGCGGCTATCAGGGCCGTGAGCCAGGATGAGGCCTTGTCGTCGACAATCTGCGTGAGTACGTCGAAGACGGAGTCGCTGCTCCATACACCGGGAAGTGCGTCCCGTAGGCCGCTCACCGGCGGGGATTCACCTCGGTACCAGGTGTTTCCATCCCACCAGTAGCAAAACGACAGCAGACCGTTGCTGGTTCTGGGGCTCAAGACCGGATCGGCCACCCATTCCGGAGCGCCACGAAAGAACTGCGGCATCGGTGCGCCACCGTTGTAGACGGCGTCCAGCGATGGTGCGTTCCAGACTCCGCCAGAGAGTACGGCTCGTCCATGCGGCAGGCGATGCACGGTGGAGCCGCTTCGGGTAGACCCTTCGAACCAGCCCAGTGCGCTCGTAATTCGCGGCCCTCGTGGGGATTTGGCGGCGACGAACGCGGCGGAGATCACGGCCCAACGCGCCCAGAGGACTGGAAAGGGCGGTAGTCCTTCCTCCGCTGGAACCTCGATCGCACCAGTCGTGCCGCCGGCTTGGGCATCCGCGAATGCCTGGCGAGGTGTCCGTATCTGCCGATCTTCGTGCCCGATGTAGGCGGCCAACCAGATCGGTAGTTTGCGACGTGGGTATACCTGCAAGTCCGCTACGTACGCCGCGGCTGGAAAGAGCTGGTGATCCGGGAAAGGCTCGACACCGTAGTCATATTCGATCTCCGCCCCACCGGACCGTGTGACAGTGGCCAGAAAGCGCCACCACGGACCCTCGGCCGACTCCGCGCCTTGATGCCGAAGTTTCCGCAACA
This sequence is a window from Nocardia yunnanensis. Protein-coding genes within it:
- a CDS encoding ADP-ribosyltransferase domain-containing protein, which encodes MSGWTWAGDHLPGWLMTGLNFMSAYPKGDQDALFDLGDAWKKAASDLENLEPDIKSVTGRLPQYYNSDGATQVSQELATLFDGKDTSIQKLVESLNQLGHDTRATATEIEYTKIQSEIFALLTLYTILQLSVTLLGEALVPGVMATARESLELFSEAAMERIGLLRARAAMQTLAKPLVRQITVPLEKLAAPLAERLAEKPLLNAGLKYGVKSVVSGLGAGVMGAGLDAGTQAIQIMEGHRDDGFDLKQTFQTSIQWGVGGAVGAPFHAKLGDMLKDTRLPSRLGGTIAGGVGGGIGAVGMYGAGLATQLYDNKGDWNKVDKTFHTQMLIGGLAMGAGGGANHGLENGHGSPSEGPATTKEVPDGSAAVRSPTPEVNVADVQPNHGVQQEVHPTAQTDQVLSHEGVDNSTGGRAAAPAADTPRSDLKANTPTGADSTVRPTEAGPKPTENIAKAADPAAQRSSTPAQPAGESPARATNLPAENRGNVVSGSQDRAAPVGRTIEAKPVEVTSDAQNRAAPADPASRPEQTPTGKLDDRTDPTGKSSGSDKSRVDPTSDRTRPEDSTPPSRQPDEAPKEADHPQEPKQQLPNEVQRESQHPVDRRADGNGAVPEAHPDSSTPAHNEIAPVAVLTPMTGEPASPARPRGALPEQHTADLANQRTPQDQRARIPEDARTRSSDEARSRADDTSKPPAEQDPNPTSTDPAKTAPDKVDWSPQPDDQWSGMDSRQVADELADRWGLEVLGFDTEHLDPEVAREFARTIDEMLTRYPDVDLRSVSIERLSEPGATGDEPGIYAEATSNIDASGRMYTEKVALDLDYALNVDRLVEDITDDVAHGHLVPGSAERPIHSTLVHEFGHVLDYEGQEHAFQTAEDALIDHFQATRGDMDPADFPGAFKDWLEQLSGYSFEEDGTFEPGEALAEAFLEVEYHGDAASEPAQVLHSHLIESARGHGGSTDGHGSPTRDADHAPRPRTGESPSTASPSADKPHPEELHPRASNSPSPEPSGDHPIEAESAENPPAQGHPVGVDWSSHLEDDWSHLDAQEVAQELERRWEDKGLVVEGFDREGLHPEVAREYARTVDKMLSRYPDVDLSKVVIEPLPEDFYAATRSEELPDGSVRTGELILNERYALDPAEMQRKVAENEAEGHFGPGSSDRPIYSSMVHEFGHAIFLEGQEHASETAWAALKNHFESTRGGMDPAEFKEWVDKLSGYSFDEGRFDPDEALAEAFADVELNGEAATEPAKVLYWHLLDNANAHSLATHGFTRVPDDVIGRPTKPEPSAVHNFGGPDHSITALPTELTPEQRDGFNDLRDRATEIFHAYSDPARADELAGLRAQFAERFDSLGLRDPETGSAVWKAFHEHDPALAKYMEDSTQYLLPTGEEAPVHGQSHPKTESQEPVSDHGQPVADPDRPTTLTEHLKDRFEQVEQQIRDLVAAYNDPARAPELPGLRTKFGDLFDQLGFRDPESWKTPWRLLNEHDAGLAKYIEQNHQHLLPKPTDQVEPHVAPGTEPVDHSAGQQPQAEQPHTQEPAGTHETQHHDEHDALPHNDIPESEPESLTVEEHEALHRYTDPDANVFSDLNHRLRNNLELDPDQQRLAADISSGLEKLPSFDGTVWRGTHLSPEELARYVPGAKVTEPSFTSSSRDPRRIFTSNVEFVIHSESGRDISAISARPGEKEVLFKPDTTFEVRGVVHDPNAGLLGRTRVYLYESAEHAPMHESPSDHTGHEGQPSDHSSAPGAEIPQPQELAVLHGPDRTAVGDSPEVRRVYDNVRNEGEHDVVVHGDRFGKPTAEGGFEIDPQQIVDAIRNNPNYVEGTPVRLLSCHSGNDIGWAQHVADELGVPVRAPSDLVGVRAVPDSPAVVHDTGEWRTFHPTEPDGTTPEPTVHRPTDQPEDRLPKYEEDPRENWDILGKKEPSEDPTPPTDRTEEDKPPVEPTEEDPNTSNSSEAKPAAPKEEPESAQPAPAEHPAERPTVEEKPEPHPIEADRTTTDEQHSEQPLHQDHSADPKQSGDVEPKPHPDDQPDRKNEEQPRSSEEHQTEHARVDADEPHDPVHDPEARPEPIPLTAAEIELDHGIPEVNQQKFQDYGDEHDLLIEVRPTNPDSVPHLRDGAMPKPMEVKDKTIDQDDVDLGAPEWAKGLVGRFEPGMLKLPEEGTVSPERMEQLKDRLAKRNKDFEAYSEYMKKLGARFRVTEDGIVQGFFKGKYRSIAGDHDLFDIRHSDGSRLTAEELRIHEDALIELDAGVQHGPHVYWEPNSEFQRTRNFEPIIDNHQFDAPPGPKKEPLVQFRPHEQPVLEWAGKDVPGVDREMIPWHVDGKLDELHAKQLQALDSDIKNRFNETHPDANPDERTRYAAEQHQKLESDTTRLRDMVDELANHPDFNPEAYRALVNPGFKTPIDVLIDGHRVPMLFIDRGEGFEPVLTRIDSPEHQLATLRKEIEAGIKDASHPSDVLRAHENRPGPEANAPLAESPEAAKALGLDKHLPGYRPEMLDGSDGGPDAEGTARTGPGPELTPKQQAQHWQHLDQVESRHPNEFDHLQRDPDKNGGISEPSKDEARVGLDLREQGRLPEDIQRPDQADRGEFHSKSAQKYYDIKGVHSDWPPFNNARDKSRPFKGAYDPAKNSRWVEKLREQIEEKNRTVIIDLRNANQAAIDDIQQIIQTHGWDDDVIWYP
- a CDS encoding YbaB/EbfC family nucleoid-associated protein, with translation MTNEAAKAQLADLVELVQGSFVSVARAQQDRARLTATAQAGGRRVTITVNADGVVIKTEFSDDIDDLSYSEIAAAVTEATQEAATQVQQKSQEILAALQSEQAKIPALSEVFPLMPDINAMMPTPPEVSMAPPDAPERCDPDTDTAPRFENVEQFEHDPSVRGRSNIAAPDW